The following coding sequences lie in one Amycolatopsis cihanbeyliensis genomic window:
- a CDS encoding lysine biosynthesis protein LysW, with protein MQKITYAAECPECASAVTIEAEVRVSEIIECTDCRSELEIVSTEPPELALAPEVEDDWGE; from the coding sequence ATGCAGAAGATCACGTACGCCGCCGAGTGCCCGGAGTGCGCGTCCGCGGTGACCATCGAAGCCGAGGTCCGGGTCAGCGAGATCATCGAGTGCACGGACTGCCGGAGCGAGCTGGAGATCGTCTCGACGGAGCCGCCGGAGCTCGCGCTGGCGCCCGAGGTCGAAGACGACTGGGGCGAGTAA
- a CDS encoding RimK family alpha-L-glutamate ligase has product MDSVTPRLGILASRVRYEEKSIMAALERRGAEFEYLDPRSLSVVGAAPREAPSFVFNREIGHFRAYYAASALESAGVTVLNTAAATRVTGDKWHTSAALLGAGLPTPATALAMTPDAALKALEEIGYPAVIKPLVGSWGRLVTRVTDRAMASAVLEYVAALPSPQSHVVYLQELVPKADRDIRVVVVGGTAIGAMHRRGAEWRTNVARGAVSEHCPLSRSHAELAVSAAAAVGADIAGVDLIEDEEGRVTVLEVNGQVEFRGFQEAEGSRVDVGDSIAALLIARAAA; this is encoded by the coding sequence ATGGATTCGGTAACCCCTCGTCTCGGCATTCTCGCCTCGCGGGTTCGGTACGAGGAAAAAAGTATCATGGCCGCATTGGAGCGACGCGGTGCCGAGTTCGAGTATCTGGATCCTCGGTCATTGTCCGTCGTCGGTGCTGCGCCAAGGGAAGCGCCCTCGTTCGTGTTCAACCGCGAGATCGGGCATTTCCGTGCCTACTATGCGGCCAGCGCGCTGGAATCCGCGGGGGTGACGGTGCTGAACACCGCCGCCGCCACCCGCGTGACCGGGGACAAGTGGCACACCTCGGCGGCCCTGCTCGGTGCCGGGCTGCCGACGCCGGCCACCGCGCTGGCGATGACACCGGATGCGGCGCTCAAGGCGCTGGAGGAGATCGGCTATCCGGCCGTCATCAAACCGTTGGTCGGCTCGTGGGGCCGGCTGGTGACCAGGGTGACCGACCGGGCGATGGCCTCGGCCGTGCTCGAGTACGTCGCGGCACTGCCTTCCCCGCAGTCACATGTCGTATACCTGCAGGAACTGGTACCCAAGGCCGATCGCGATATCCGGGTGGTCGTCGTGGGTGGCACCGCGATCGGCGCGATGCACCGCCGTGGCGCGGAATGGCGCACCAACGTGGCGCGCGGCGCGGTGAGCGAACACTGCCCGCTCAGCCGGTCGCACGCCGAGTTGGCGGTGTCCGCCGCGGCCGCGGTCGGTGCCGATATCGCGGGTGTCGATCTGATCGAGGACGAGGAAGGACGTGTCACCGTGCTTGAGGTCAACGGCCAGGTGGAGTTCCGCGGTTTCCAGGAGGCCGAGGGGTCCAGGGTGGACGTGGGCGACTCCATCGCGGCCCTGCTGATCGCGAGGGCAGCCGCATGA
- the argC gene encoding N-acetyl-gamma-glutamyl-phosphate reductase — protein MIRVAVVGAAGYIGGELLRILVSHPQVEIAAATSRSLHGRQIDGVHPNLRGRTKLVFSPEDELDRYDVLFLATPHRETMSRMPEFLAMAGTVIDLSGDFRLRDPDAFADYYGLAHQAPDLLPTFVTGLPELHRERLRTADRISVPGCMASAGMLSLVPLAEAGLITGEVAVDARTGSSGSGAKAGVENLHAERSGALRVFAPTRHRHEAEIAQATGLPIRMTATGIEAVRGVQLVCRAWLGDGVDERSIRSTYRGRYGEEPFVRVVAQRRGMHRFPDAKILSGSNFCDVGFALERGSPQVTVIAALDNLVKGGAGNAVQCMNVRFGLSERAGLEFTGLHPN, from the coding sequence ATGATCCGCGTCGCGGTCGTCGGTGCCGCCGGCTACATCGGGGGTGAACTGCTCCGCATTCTCGTCTCCCACCCGCAGGTGGAGATCGCGGCCGCCACCTCGCGCTCGCTGCACGGGCGGCAGATCGACGGGGTGCATCCGAACCTGCGGGGCAGGACGAAGCTGGTCTTCAGCCCGGAGGACGAGCTCGATCGCTACGACGTGCTGTTCCTGGCGACCCCGCACCGGGAAACGATGTCCCGGATGCCGGAGTTCCTCGCCATGGCGGGCACGGTGATCGACCTTTCCGGTGACTTCCGGTTGCGCGACCCGGATGCCTTCGCGGACTACTACGGGCTCGCGCACCAGGCCCCCGACCTGCTGCCCACCTTCGTGACCGGGCTGCCCGAGCTGCATCGGGAGCGGCTGCGCACGGCCGACCGGATCAGCGTGCCGGGATGCATGGCGAGTGCCGGAATGCTGTCCCTCGTCCCGCTGGCCGAGGCCGGGCTGATCACCGGCGAGGTCGCGGTGGACGCCCGCACGGGCTCCAGCGGTTCGGGTGCGAAGGCCGGGGTGGAGAACCTGCACGCCGAGCGCAGTGGCGCACTGCGGGTGTTCGCGCCGACCCGGCACCGGCACGAGGCGGAGATCGCGCAGGCCACCGGCCTGCCGATCCGCATGACGGCGACCGGGATCGAGGCGGTGCGCGGCGTCCAGCTGGTCTGCCGGGCGTGGCTCGGCGATGGCGTGGACGAGCGGAGCATCCGGTCCACCTACCGCGGGCGGTACGGCGAGGAGCCGTTCGTCCGGGTGGTGGCCCAGCGACGCGGTATGCATCGCTTCCCGGACGCGAAGATCCTTTCCGGCTCCAACTTCTGCGATGTCGGGTTCGCGCTGGAGCGGGGTTCTCCGCAGGTCACGGTCATCGCCGCGCTGGACAACCTGGTCAAGGGCGGGGCCGGGAACGCGGTGCAATGCATGAACGTCCGATTCGGCCTTTCCGAACGGGCCGGGCTGGAGTTCACCGGCCTGCACCCGAACTGA
- a CDS encoding transketolase codes for MSSSTCTLPSSTHADLAPVTHRIREHIVNMCAGPEGGHVGGSMSLVEILATLYFRVMLVDPRLPGLPERDILLLSKGHGGIGLYATLCEAGFFPERELADYGRQGSHFMAHPHPEVPGVEMPSGSLGHGLAIGIGCALAARLDEVPRRAFVVLGDGELQEGSVWEAAAVASAQRLDRLVAIVDRNRLQITGETGEVCDLEPLADRWRAFGWRVREVDGHDVEELTEVLSAPPEPGTPTVVIAHTVKGKGLPFVEGQTRSHYARLGERQHRQALAALRASVRKVRR; via the coding sequence ATGAGCAGCAGCACCTGCACGCTGCCGAGCAGTACCCACGCCGATCTGGCCCCGGTCACCCATCGGATCCGCGAACACATCGTCAACATGTGTGCGGGCCCGGAGGGTGGCCACGTGGGTGGCTCGATGTCACTGGTCGAGATCCTCGCGACCCTGTACTTCCGCGTGATGCTCGTCGACCCTCGCCTTCCCGGACTTCCGGAGCGGGACATCCTGCTGCTCAGCAAGGGACACGGCGGGATCGGGCTGTACGCGACCCTGTGCGAGGCCGGTTTCTTCCCCGAGCGGGAGCTCGCCGACTACGGGCGGCAGGGGAGCCACTTCATGGCCCACCCGCACCCCGAGGTCCCCGGGGTGGAGATGCCGTCGGGTTCGCTCGGGCACGGCCTCGCGATCGGGATCGGCTGCGCGCTCGCGGCCAGGCTGGACGAGGTGCCGCGGCGGGCGTTCGTCGTCCTCGGCGACGGCGAGTTGCAGGAGGGCTCGGTGTGGGAGGCCGCGGCGGTCGCCTCCGCCCAGCGCCTCGACCGGCTGGTCGCCATCGTCGATCGCAACCGGCTGCAGATCACCGGTGAGACCGGCGAGGTGTGCGACCTCGAGCCACTGGCGGATCGGTGGCGCGCCTTCGGGTGGCGGGTTCGCGAGGTGGACGGGCACGACGTCGAGGAACTGACCGAGGTGCTGAGCGCACCGCCGGAACCGGGAACACCGACCGTCGTCATCGCGCACACGGTCAAGGGGAAGGGCCTGCCCTTCGTCGAGGGGCAGACCCGCAGCCACTACGCCCGGCTGGGGGAGCGGCAGCACCGCCAGGCGCTGGCCGCGCTGCGTGCCTCGGTACGGAAGGTGCGCCGATGA
- a CDS encoding transketolase family protein codes for MTTTLPPSSRDVYRDIVTESLPADERLVCLDSDTGLFSGVDWGAAADRYVNIGIAEHTMMGAAAGLAKQGRVPFVNTMAAFAASRAVEAVKIDIALNNLPVRIAATHSGVSAGHLGPTHHALEDLAAMRALPNMTVVVPADAASAGELIRQAIALPGPAYLRLGRNATPDLPAGPPIELGKAQVLREGADITLAACGAYPVLAALEAAELLRQEGIEAGVLHVHTVKPLDTAALAAAASLTGIVLTVEEHWHAGGFGSAVAESLTGLLPVMVHRVAMPDAFVPVSGGQRYLLERAGITGPAVADRARSALEGYSERPSDRGPADPWSPRRAAPPMGWRWATGGRSLQFKHL; via the coding sequence ATGACGACCACGCTGCCCCCTTCCTCCAGGGACGTCTATCGCGACATCGTCACCGAGTCGCTGCCCGCCGACGAACGGCTGGTCTGCCTGGACAGCGACACCGGCCTGTTCAGCGGGGTCGACTGGGGCGCGGCCGCCGACCGGTACGTGAACATCGGCATCGCCGAGCACACCATGATGGGTGCCGCCGCGGGCCTGGCCAAGCAGGGGCGGGTTCCGTTCGTGAACACGATGGCCGCGTTCGCCGCCTCCCGCGCGGTGGAGGCCGTCAAGATCGACATCGCGCTGAACAACCTCCCGGTGCGCATCGCGGCGACCCATTCCGGCGTGTCCGCGGGTCATCTCGGCCCCACCCACCACGCGCTGGAGGACCTGGCCGCGATGCGCGCGCTGCCGAACATGACCGTCGTCGTCCCCGCCGACGCGGCGTCCGCGGGCGAGCTGATCCGGCAGGCGATCGCGCTGCCCGGACCCGCCTACCTCCGGCTCGGCCGCAACGCCACCCCCGACCTGCCCGCGGGACCGCCGATCGAGCTGGGCAAGGCCCAGGTGCTGCGGGAGGGCGCCGACATCACGCTGGCCGCCTGCGGCGCGTACCCGGTGCTGGCCGCGCTGGAAGCCGCGGAACTGCTGCGACAGGAGGGGATCGAGGCCGGGGTGTTGCACGTACACACGGTCAAGCCACTGGACACGGCCGCCCTCGCGGCCGCGGCGAGCCTGACCGGGATCGTGCTCACCGTCGAGGAGCACTGGCACGCCGGTGGTTTCGGCTCGGCCGTCGCGGAGAGCCTCACCGGGCTGCTGCCGGTCATGGTGCACAGGGTGGCGATGCCGGACGCGTTCGTCCCCGTCTCCGGTGGGCAGCGGTACCTGCTCGAACGGGCCGGGATCACCGGCCCGGCCGTGGCCGATCGCGCCCGGTCGGCCCTGGAGGGTTATTCAGAACGACCCAGCGACCGCGGGCCGGCAGACCCGTGGTCACCGCGGCGCGCAGCGCCACCGATGGGGTGGCGGTGGGCGACGGGCGGGAGGTCGTTGCAGTTCAAGCATTTGTGA
- a CDS encoding AMP-binding protein produces the protein MSEAYRSAGWWRDETILDDLRRAAAETPDKPALVCYQNDTLVVVSYVELMARVDRLAANLVRLGVRPGEVVTLQLPNSWQLVALCLACARIGAIAGPAVPILRRREIEHMTRLTESRVYVAAAEYRGFSYADMSAEVAAVVPTLEHRVLLGGGAGALDFDRDLLEHEPPPVDLDALEAKPDDAAQVMFTSGTTGEPKGVVHSHNTLYAMNKAQADVLRLGPDEVTAMGSPTSHQAGYTWNFVMPLLLGATAVQVEYWDPEVMLRILEEQRVTFFMGAPTFLSDLIAAQRANPRDLGALRTFATGSAPIAPAFVEQARDVLGCRLYALWGMTENGCVTITRPEDPPLRAAESDGTVVPGMEIRIVGAGNLQVRGAAQCLGYFRRERVYANSVTEDGWFDTGDLARDDGYGGIRITGRVKDLIIRGAENIPAVEVEAALVRHAAIRDVAVVGYPDQRLGERACAVLVTTGEPLSLDDLRTHLDGLGMVKQYWPERVEIVPELPRTPSGKIRKTVLRDRLRDQERNDDVLRVHG, from the coding sequence ATGAGTGAAGCCTACCGATCCGCGGGCTGGTGGCGGGACGAGACGATTCTGGACGACCTGCGCCGCGCGGCCGCCGAGACCCCGGACAAGCCCGCGCTGGTGTGCTACCAGAACGACACCCTCGTCGTTGTGTCCTATGTGGAGTTGATGGCCAGGGTGGACCGGCTGGCGGCCAACCTGGTGCGGCTGGGAGTGCGGCCGGGGGAGGTCGTCACCCTGCAGCTCCCGAACTCCTGGCAGCTCGTCGCGCTCTGCCTTGCCTGCGCGCGGATCGGCGCGATCGCGGGGCCGGCCGTGCCGATCCTGCGCAGGAGGGAGATCGAGCACATGACCCGGCTGACCGAGAGCCGGGTCTACGTCGCCGCGGCCGAGTACCGGGGCTTCAGCTACGCCGACATGAGCGCGGAGGTCGCCGCGGTGGTGCCGACGCTGGAACACCGGGTGCTGCTCGGTGGTGGGGCCGGCGCGCTGGATTTCGACCGTGACCTGCTCGAGCACGAACCGCCGCCGGTGGATCTGGACGCGCTGGAGGCGAAACCCGACGACGCGGCACAGGTCATGTTCACCTCCGGCACCACCGGCGAGCCGAAGGGCGTGGTGCACAGCCACAACACCCTGTACGCGATGAACAAGGCCCAGGCTGATGTGCTGCGCCTCGGACCGGACGAGGTGACCGCCATGGGCTCGCCGACCTCGCATCAGGCCGGCTACACCTGGAACTTCGTGATGCCCCTGCTGCTGGGCGCGACCGCGGTGCAGGTGGAGTACTGGGATCCGGAGGTCATGCTGCGGATACTGGAGGAGCAGCGGGTCACCTTCTTCATGGGAGCGCCCACCTTCCTCTCCGACCTCATCGCGGCCCAGCGGGCGAACCCGCGCGACCTCGGCGCGCTGCGTACGTTCGCCACGGGCAGCGCGCCGATCGCACCGGCCTTTGTGGAGCAGGCACGCGATGTCCTCGGCTGCCGGCTCTACGCGCTGTGGGGGATGACCGAGAACGGTTGTGTGACGATCACCCGCCCCGAGGACCCGCCGCTGCGCGCAGCCGAGAGCGACGGCACCGTCGTACCCGGGATGGAGATCAGGATCGTCGGTGCGGGCAACCTGCAGGTACGTGGCGCGGCGCAGTGCCTCGGTTACTTCCGGCGTGAGCGGGTGTACGCGAACTCGGTGACCGAGGACGGCTGGTTCGACACCGGCGACCTGGCCAGGGACGACGGTTACGGCGGTATCCGGATCACCGGACGGGTCAAGGACCTCATCATCCGCGGCGCGGAGAACATCCCCGCGGTGGAGGTCGAGGCCGCGCTGGTGCGGCATGCCGCGATCAGGGACGTGGCGGTGGTGGGATACCCCGACCAGCGCCTCGGCGAGCGCGCCTGCGCCGTACTCGTGACGACCGGCGAGCCACTGAGCCTTGACGACCTGCGCACCCATCTGGACGGGCTGGGCATGGTCAAGCAGTACTGGCCCGAGCGGGTGGAGATCGTGCCCGAACTGCCGAGGACCCCCTCGGGAAAGATCCGGAAAACCGTGCTGCGGGACCGACTCCGGGATCAGGAGAGGAATGACGATGTACTTCGAGTACACGGCTGA
- a CDS encoding acyl-CoA dehydrogenase family protein — translation MTMYFEYTAEQRALAKRVGEFAAERIAPYRRESDVRGGYRPGLLPEMAAAGLFGLRVPAAYGGLELDASSAGIALEELAAADLTVCFPVLNAALVAGVLAANGSPAQLSAWLPPIARGDAIVAVCLTEADHGTDAAGIRMRATPDGDGWVLTGEKVSIMATAYATHALVFARTGGSGAHGITAFYVDLDSPAVSRERLHDLGCRAGGRGTLAFDGLRVGSDDVVGRPGAGFVEVMRGFAFSRALIALMAIAVGNAAIDEAIAHAGRREAFGQPIGRYQSVSFPLVEYATLLRGARLVAYEALGKADNGLDPRIPSNMAKWWAPKVAMEAVHQALLTLGHLGWSEDGPIAQRLRDVIGLQLADGTAGATKLVVARHLLGKENAP, via the coding sequence ATGACGATGTACTTCGAGTACACGGCTGAGCAGCGGGCGCTGGCGAAGCGGGTCGGCGAGTTCGCCGCCGAGCGCATCGCCCCGTACCGCCGGGAGAGCGACGTGCGGGGCGGCTACCGGCCGGGCCTGCTTCCCGAGATGGCGGCCGCGGGCCTGTTCGGCCTGCGCGTCCCCGCGGCCTACGGCGGCCTCGAGCTGGACGCGTCGAGCGCGGGCATCGCGCTGGAGGAGTTGGCCGCCGCGGACCTGACGGTCTGCTTCCCGGTGCTGAACGCGGCGCTGGTGGCGGGCGTGCTGGCCGCGAACGGCTCGCCCGCGCAGCTGTCGGCCTGGCTACCGCCGATCGCGCGGGGTGACGCGATCGTCGCGGTCTGCCTGACCGAGGCCGACCACGGCACGGACGCCGCGGGCATCCGGATGCGCGCCACCCCGGACGGGGACGGCTGGGTGCTCACCGGCGAGAAGGTGTCCATCATGGCCACCGCCTACGCCACGCACGCACTGGTCTTCGCGCGTACCGGCGGTTCCGGGGCACACGGCATCACGGCGTTCTACGTGGACCTGGACTCGCCCGCGGTGAGCAGGGAACGCCTGCACGACCTGGGTTGCCGGGCCGGCGGCCGCGGTACGCTGGCTTTCGACGGCCTGCGGGTGGGGTCCGACGACGTGGTCGGCAGGCCGGGTGCGGGGTTCGTCGAGGTGATGCGCGGTTTCGCCTTCTCCCGCGCGTTGATCGCGCTGATGGCGATCGCGGTCGGCAACGCGGCGATCGATGAGGCCATCGCGCACGCGGGCCGCCGGGAGGCCTTCGGCCAGCCGATCGGCCGCTACCAGTCGGTCTCGTTCCCGCTGGTGGAGTACGCGACCCTGCTGCGCGGCGCGCGGCTGGTCGCCTACGAGGCGTTGGGCAAGGCCGACAACGGACTCGACCCGCGGATCCCGTCCAATATGGCCAAATGGTGGGCACCGAAGGTGGCCATGGAGGCCGTGCACCAGGCGCTGCTGACGCTGGGCCACCTCGGCTGGTCCGAGGACGGGCCGATCGCCCAGCGGCTCAGGGATGTCATCGGCCTGCAACTCGCGGACGGCACCGCGGGCGCGACGAAGCTCGTGGTCGCCCGGCACCTGCTGGGCAAGGAGAACGCTCCCTAG
- a CDS encoding CGNR zinc finger domain-containing protein: MKGQPGNRAEAPGRLALVQSFVNSVNVEFGPDEFATAEGFRRWLARNELVSRSVEPEELDRTDAIALREAMRALLRENNDAPADPRARRTVRHIARNCPMVVRFAGETGDPELGPAQPDVRGALGTVLAHMMGAVHDGSWQRLKACQEHRCAWAFYDRSRNRASRWCSMSVCGARAKMRVYRQARRAEAGS; this comes from the coding sequence ATGAAAGGGCAACCGGGAAACAGGGCGGAGGCGCCGGGGCGGCTCGCGCTGGTGCAGTCCTTCGTCAACAGCGTGAACGTCGAGTTCGGACCGGACGAGTTCGCCACCGCGGAGGGTTTCCGCCGCTGGTTGGCACGCAACGAGCTGGTGAGCCGGTCCGTCGAACCGGAGGAACTCGACCGCACGGACGCGATCGCGCTACGCGAGGCGATGCGCGCGCTGCTACGCGAGAACAACGACGCGCCCGCGGATCCGCGGGCGCGTCGTACGGTGCGGCACATCGCGCGGAACTGCCCGATGGTGGTGCGGTTCGCCGGGGAGACGGGAGATCCCGAGCTGGGCCCCGCGCAGCCGGATGTGCGGGGGGCCCTGGGCACGGTGCTCGCCCATATGATGGGGGCCGTGCACGACGGCTCCTGGCAGCGACTCAAGGCCTGCCAGGAGCATCGTTGCGCGTGGGCCTTCTACGACCGGTCGCGCAACCGCGCCAGCCGGTGGTGTTCCATGTCCGTCTGCGGTGCCCGCGCCAAGATGCGCGTGTACCGGCAGGCCAGGCGGGCCGAGGCCGGTTCCTAG
- a CDS encoding amidohydrolase family protein: MNSSGPLLIRGGFLYPADDRERVIPDGAVLVEEGRIAAVGGTTEVEAALTDRPRTIEASGKLILPGFVNPHWHDMFATRFPFKGALRDPSDREDRPAFMALGGDIQRISMMFDSFCAKIDLLGPDEAAAIARYSMWTQLRSGVTTLGDVGSFNRPEALAAAARELGMRCVVSTWASDAVCAPGESRFRRTRDADVVLGRVESLLDTCAAERGGLVRARPTSVYGVNMTDELGAGFAELVARYDVPFATHLGALRNEVEVMRTYYGATPVRRFAELGLLSDRFMAVHCAFADEDERKLLAEANAHINFSPAKYGPAGESSLTETGAMPEFRRRGLDLSLSTDGAPMPVGGMAEAMRAVWQTFNEMSADPTEVRPTDALAMATRIPARGLDWAEEIGSLEVGKQADLLLIPATDWRYLLNPRPLEGFLALGGSMDIDTVLVAGRVLVEGGRPTCFDEHDVEADYLEALAAFSVRCLGVDPDLVAAHTRRAQRAVRSD, translated from the coding sequence ATGAACTCCTCCGGGCCCCTGCTGATCAGGGGCGGTTTCCTGTATCCGGCGGATGACCGGGAGCGGGTGATTCCCGACGGCGCCGTGCTGGTCGAGGAAGGGCGGATCGCCGCGGTGGGCGGCACGACCGAGGTGGAGGCGGCACTGACCGACCGGCCCCGCACGATCGAGGCGTCCGGGAAACTGATCCTGCCCGGGTTCGTGAACCCGCACTGGCACGACATGTTCGCCACCCGGTTCCCGTTCAAGGGAGCGCTTCGCGACCCGAGCGACCGGGAGGACCGGCCCGCGTTCATGGCGCTCGGCGGTGACATCCAGCGGATATCGATGATGTTCGACTCGTTCTGCGCCAAGATCGACCTGCTCGGTCCGGACGAGGCCGCGGCCATCGCCAGGTACTCGATGTGGACCCAACTCCGGTCCGGGGTGACGACCCTCGGCGATGTCGGCTCGTTCAACCGACCGGAGGCGCTCGCCGCCGCCGCGCGCGAGCTGGGTATGCGCTGCGTGGTCAGTACCTGGGCCAGCGACGCCGTGTGCGCACCCGGCGAGTCCCGGTTCCGCCGGACCAGGGACGCCGACGTGGTGCTGGGGCGGGTCGAGAGCCTGCTCGACACCTGCGCCGCGGAGCGCGGCGGCCTGGTACGGGCCCGCCCGACCTCGGTCTACGGCGTCAACATGACCGACGAGCTCGGCGCCGGGTTCGCCGAGCTCGTCGCGCGCTACGACGTTCCGTTCGCGACGCATCTCGGGGCATTGCGCAACGAGGTCGAGGTGATGCGCACCTACTACGGTGCCACCCCGGTCCGCAGGTTCGCCGAGCTCGGCCTGCTCTCGGACCGTTTCATGGCGGTGCACTGCGCGTTCGCGGACGAGGACGAGCGCAAGCTGCTCGCCGAGGCGAACGCCCACATCAACTTCTCACCGGCCAAGTACGGGCCCGCGGGGGAGTCGTCCCTGACCGAGACCGGCGCGATGCCGGAGTTCCGGCGCCGCGGGCTGGATCTCTCCCTCTCCACCGACGGGGCACCGATGCCGGTGGGCGGGATGGCCGAGGCGATGCGGGCCGTCTGGCAGACCTTCAACGAGATGTCCGCCGACCCGACCGAGGTGCGCCCGACCGACGCGCTGGCGATGGCCACCCGTATCCCGGCCCGCGGCCTGGACTGGGCGGAGGAGATCGGCAGCCTCGAGGTCGGCAAGCAGGCGGATCTGCTGCTGATCCCGGCCACGGACTGGCGCTACCTGCTCAACCCGCGGCCGCTGGAGGGATTCCTCGCGCTGGGCGGCTCGATGGACATCGACACGGTGCTGGTCGCGGGCCGGGTGCTGGTGGAGGGCGGCCGGCCCACCTGCTTCGACGAGCACGACGTGGAAGCCGACTACCTCGAGGCGCTGGCCGCTTTCTCGGTGCGCTGCCTCGGGGTCGATCCCGATCTGGTCGCCGCGCACACCCGGCGAGCACAACGAGCAGTGAGGAGTGACTGA
- a CDS encoding 2,3-dihydro-2,3-dihydroxybenzoate dehydrogenase: MWGKTALVTGAAGGIGEAVVRALAAEGAAVAAVDVEAEALHLRVKTLAGEGHRVRGFAADVSTGAAVDAMVEEVERELGPVRYLVNAAGVLRPGAVTEFSDHDWNTTFAVNTTGVFHVSRAVARRMVPRKEGAIVTVASNAATVPRRDMAAYAASKAAASSFTKSLGLELAEHGIRCNVVAPGTTETPMIASLYADADALRATIEGMPASHRVGIPLRKLATPGDIAEAVLFLLSERASHITLHDLTVDGGAGLGR, translated from the coding sequence ATGTGGGGGAAGACGGCCCTGGTCACCGGGGCGGCGGGCGGCATCGGCGAGGCGGTGGTGCGGGCGCTCGCCGCCGAGGGCGCCGCCGTCGCGGCCGTGGACGTGGAAGCCGAGGCACTGCACCTGCGGGTCAAGACGCTGGCCGGCGAGGGTCACCGGGTGCGGGGCTTCGCCGCCGATGTGTCCACCGGCGCGGCGGTGGACGCGATGGTCGAGGAGGTCGAGCGGGAGCTGGGACCCGTGCGGTACCTGGTGAACGCGGCCGGTGTGCTGCGGCCGGGTGCGGTGACCGAGTTCTCCGACCACGACTGGAACACCACCTTCGCGGTCAACACGACCGGGGTGTTCCATGTCAGCAGGGCGGTGGCCAGGCGGATGGTCCCGCGCAAGGAAGGCGCGATCGTCACGGTGGCCTCCAACGCGGCCACGGTTCCCCGTCGCGATATGGCCGCCTACGCGGCGTCCAAGGCGGCGGCGAGCAGCTTCACCAAATCGCTCGGACTGGAGCTGGCCGAGCACGGGATCCGGTGCAATGTGGTCGCGCCCGGCACCACCGAGACACCCATGATCGCCTCGCTGTACGCCGACGCCGATGCGTTGCGGGCCACCATCGAGGGCATGCCGGCCAGCCACCGGGTCGGCATCCCGCTCCGGAAGCTCGCGACGCCGGGGGACATCGCCGAGGCGGTGCTGTTCCTGCTCTCCGAACGCGCGTCGCACATCACCCTGCACGACCTCACCGTCGACGGCGGTGCCGGGCTGGGTCGCTGA
- a CDS encoding isochorismatase family protein, producing MAIPVIEPYAMPAEHELPENIAPWTISPRRALLLVHDMQNYFLRPFRPEQEPMRELVANIVSLRAECERHGIPVAYTAQPGGMTDQERGLLKDFWGPGMSTDPAHRRIVEGLSPADADVVLTKWRPSAFCRTELLELMRARGRDQLVICGVYAHVGILMTAHEGFSHDIETFLVADAVADFSPDHHRLALDYAASRCSVTVSTRSALAMLDGGTR from the coding sequence ATGGCCATCCCGGTGATCGAGCCGTACGCGATGCCGGCCGAACACGAACTACCGGAGAACATCGCACCGTGGACGATCAGTCCCCGGCGTGCGTTGCTGCTCGTGCACGACATGCAGAACTACTTCCTCCGCCCGTTCCGGCCCGAGCAGGAGCCGATGCGCGAGCTGGTCGCGAACATCGTGTCGCTGCGCGCGGAGTGCGAGCGGCACGGGATTCCGGTCGCCTACACCGCGCAGCCCGGCGGGATGACCGACCAGGAACGCGGTCTGCTCAAGGACTTCTGGGGTCCGGGGATGAGCACCGACCCCGCGCACCGGCGGATCGTCGAGGGGCTGAGTCCCGCCGATGCGGATGTGGTGCTCACCAAATGGCGGCCCAGCGCGTTCTGCCGTACCGAACTGCTCGAGCTGATGCGCGCGCGGGGGCGCGACCAGCTCGTGATCTGCGGCGTGTACGCGCATGTCGGCATCCTGATGACCGCGCACGAGGGCTTCTCCCACGACATCGAGACCTTCCTGGTCGCGGACGCGGTCGCCGACTTCTCCCCGGACCACCACCGGCTCGCGCTGGACTACGCGGCCTCGCGCTGCTCGGTGACGGTGTCCACCCGGTCCGCGCTGGCCATGCTGGACGGAGGTACCCGATGA